A portion of the candidate division WOR-3 bacterium genome contains these proteins:
- a CDS encoding radical SAM protein — protein sequence MKELNYKLETIYFYYTSCNFKCRHCWIDPEFMKDSGEIPLSVIKRAIKEAKKIGLKGIKLTGGEPFLMKNILELLYWLKNEELSIIIETNGSLIEKEVAKVIKETEVSQVSVSLDSTDSQVHDYIRGIPGAFEQTIRGINYLQEYGVRTQIITSLISKNSEELPDIVNFASKLGADSLKINPVIPMGRGENMQKRGELLDVEKILEVYKKLKESFNNNFPLKVHFDIPPVFKSLNDLTDDFGTCKIHNILGILSNGMVSICGIGKNITQLVMGNIEKDSIIDIWENSKILKELRETIPHKILGVCSKCMFKNYCNGKCAAETYYLTGTFNAPFRFCDEAYKKGLFPKTRLVEK from the coding sequence ATGAAGGAATTAAATTATAAACTTGAAACAATTTATTTCTATTATACCTCCTGTAATTTCAAATGCAGGCATTGCTGGATAGATCCGGAATTTATGAAGGATTCAGGTGAGATTCCTTTATCAGTTATAAAAAGAGCAATAAAAGAAGCAAAAAAAATCGGTCTTAAAGGAATTAAACTTACAGGTGGAGAACCATTTTTAATGAAAAACATATTGGAATTACTTTACTGGCTGAAAAATGAAGAATTAAGCATCATTATAGAAACAAATGGCTCATTAATTGAAAAAGAAGTTGCGAAAGTTATAAAAGAAACAGAAGTATCACAGGTTTCAGTCTCCCTTGATTCAACAGACTCACAAGTCCATGATTACATAAGGGGAATACCGGGTGCCTTTGAACAAACAATAAGAGGGATAAACTATCTTCAGGAATATGGTGTTAGAACACAAATTATTACCTCTCTTATTTCCAAAAATTCAGAAGAACTTCCTGATATAGTAAATTTTGCATCAAAATTAGGAGCAGATAGCCTAAAAATAAATCCAGTTATCCCGATGGGACGCGGAGAAAATATGCAAAAAAGAGGTGAACTTTTGGATGTAGAAAAAATACTTGAAGTTTATAAAAAACTAAAGGAATCATTCAATAATAATTTTCCTTTAAAAGTTCATTTTGATATTCCACCAGTTTTTAAATCTCTAAATGATTTAACCGATGATTTTGGAACCTGTAAAATTCATAACATTCTCGGGATTTTAAGTAATGGTATGGTTTCTATTTGCGGTATAGGTAAAAATATAACACAACTTGTTATGGGGAATATAGAAAAAGATAGTATTATAGATATTTGGGAAAATTCTAAGATTTTAAAAGAATTAAGAGAAACCATACCACATAAAATTCTTGGTGTATGCTCAAAATGTATGTTTAAAAATTATTGTAATGGAAAATGTGCAGCAGAAACTTATTATCTTACAGGGACATTTAATGCACCATTTCGTTTTTGTGATGAAGCATATAAAAAAGGGCTTTTTCCAAAAACAAGGTTGGTGGAAAAATGA
- a CDS encoding M36 family metallopeptidase encodes MFKKIFLILFPILLSALKEVKDEYSVYRKNYHPSPKLIKRGDFFYDVETGKPLTGFNLKEGPYTGSIEEKARKFIGNFQNKLMLDSKAELRVFDLKNGLKDLTHIRFREYYKGVPIFGSELVITFKGNYVTSYSSRLFDIKGDIDVEPLISKEMAYEIAKNFLPIKGKIHKYIEPELVIYPYKDFKLSYRVLIPSSDPIGDWEFFVDAKSGEVLFVRDQAKYFDGQGYSFNPDPLTTAHRIYNQNSYWADNNDADNDSLNGQRFLVPLLGLTDSSGWKLLKGPHAYLIDWDTPSVPVVKTQNGLFYYTRSQSGFEDAMVYYGIDNIQRYIQSLGFNNVNNEPQDVDPHGVNGQDNSYYVPSTDRIAYGEGGVDDAEDMDVIIHEYGHAIQDDQVPGWGASSEADAMGEGFGDYLSASYSIVIDTFKWSWVFNWDGHNPFWPGRSVNMDNYHYPEDAPPNREIHDAGQLWSSALFDVMWALFNMYNSMDSARKILDKLVIQHHFYLTASATMPEAAQAILQADNDINNRKHWPIIIPIFDARGFIDASQYLPQIIHTSLPDNENVFGPYTVLAKVIPSTAPIDSVFVYYWISLLPQDTVKLIMQPTGNPDEYSANIPGPGQDADINYYIYARDQNGNFNTHPQGAPLNHHSFHVGEDTVKPVIVHTPVKTQYPISRWPAKVKATITDNIGVDTAYVEWVYNGNIEVSFGLTNMGNNVYEANFPLPSVNLGDTIEYRIVAVDASSTPDTAKNPVNGFYKFYIVESRGIVLVLNDDSGDRKWGTKIGKKDDWLSFVDYKKAGESADSIASWLSSIGFDVTKENIWQTDTLTWNNYDVLVLSSGLDVKTVAQDDVYGPVMRSALKNFVSRGGKLLVEGGEIGFDAQVWNPDFGTQVLHINDWDSDYPGNLNIYLPNHPIANSPNTLPSQIVGNFSGQWGVADALKLEPDAYFVYNWTSYQNDGGIIVHDTNQGEPNVVFMSINILSISDKSVAKALLENCVEYLIFGATPIKETQKPLNFVLDIKKIGRDIKINFTLSEPQRVEIKVFDVTGRKNYGYSKMLKRGTYTHSIVNLKPGIYFVSFKTDKNLSEIKKAVILK; translated from the coding sequence ATGTTTAAAAAGATCTTTTTAATACTTTTCCCTATACTACTTTCTGCTTTAAAAGAGGTAAAGGATGAGTATTCAGTTTACAGGAAAAATTACCATCCTTCACCTAAGTTGATAAAAAGGGGAGACTTTTTCTATGATGTTGAAACAGGAAAACCTCTAACAGGTTTTAATTTAAAAGAAGGTCCTTATACTGGTTCAATTGAAGAAAAAGCAAGGAAATTTATAGGGAATTTTCAGAATAAACTGATGTTAGATTCTAAGGCAGAATTAAGGGTTTTTGATTTAAAAAATGGTCTTAAAGATTTGACCCATATAAGATTCAGAGAGTATTATAAAGGAGTTCCTATTTTTGGTTCAGAACTTGTTATAACCTTTAAAGGCAACTATGTTACTTCCTATTCTTCAAGATTGTTTGACATAAAGGGGGATATAGATGTGGAACCTCTTATTTCAAAGGAAATGGCTTATGAAATTGCAAAGAACTTTTTACCTATAAAGGGTAAAATCCATAAGTATATTGAGCCGGAACTTGTTATATACCCTTACAAAGATTTTAAACTTTCATACAGAGTTTTGATTCCATCTTCTGACCCTATAGGAGATTGGGAATTTTTTGTTGATGCTAAAAGTGGTGAAGTGTTATTTGTAAGGGACCAGGCTAAATATTTTGACGGACAAGGTTATTCTTTTAATCCGGACCCCTTAACCACTGCTCACAGGATTTATAATCAGAATAGCTACTGGGCAGATAATAATGATGCTGATAATGATTCCCTTAACGGACAGAGATTTTTAGTTCCTCTTTTAGGTTTAACAGATTCATCTGGATGGAAACTTTTGAAAGGTCCCCATGCCTATCTAATTGACTGGGATACTCCTTCTGTTCCTGTTGTAAAGACGCAAAACGGTTTATTTTATTATACAAGGAGCCAATCGGGTTTTGAAGATGCGATGGTTTATTATGGAATAGATAATATTCAGAGGTACATTCAGTCTCTTGGTTTTAACAATGTGAATAATGAGCCACAGGATGTTGATCCACATGGTGTGAATGGTCAAGATAATTCCTATTATGTTCCATCAACAGATAGAATTGCCTATGGGGAAGGTGGTGTGGATGATGCAGAGGATATGGATGTGATAATTCATGAGTATGGACATGCAATACAGGATGATCAGGTTCCAGGATGGGGTGCTTCAAGTGAAGCAGATGCAATGGGTGAGGGTTTTGGTGATTATTTATCAGCGAGTTATTCAATAGTTATTGATACTTTTAAATGGTCTTGGGTTTTTAACTGGGATGGACACAATCCCTTTTGGCCAGGAAGGTCAGTTAATATGGATAATTATCATTATCCTGAGGATGCTCCACCTAACAGAGAGATACATGATGCAGGTCAGCTCTGGTCTTCTGCTCTTTTTGATGTGATGTGGGCTCTTTTCAATATGTATAATTCAATGGATAGTGCGAGGAAAATACTTGATAAACTTGTTATTCAGCATCACTTTTATTTAACAGCATCTGCAACAATGCCAGAAGCAGCACAGGCAATTTTACAGGCTGATAATGATATAAATAATAGAAAACACTGGCCTATTATAATACCTATTTTTGATGCAAGAGGCTTTATAGATGCTTCTCAATACTTACCACAGATAATCCATACGTCTTTACCTGATAATGAGAATGTTTTTGGTCCATATACAGTTCTTGCTAAGGTTATTCCATCTACTGCACCTATAGATTCAGTTTTTGTTTATTACTGGATAAGTTTATTACCACAGGATACAGTTAAACTTATTATGCAACCAACGGGAAATCCTGATGAATACAGTGCAAATATTCCTGGTCCAGGGCAGGATGCAGATATAAATTATTACATTTATGCAAGAGATCAAAATGGGAACTTCAATACCCATCCACAGGGAGCTCCTTTAAATCACCATTCTTTCCATGTTGGGGAAGATACTGTAAAGCCTGTTATAGTTCATACACCAGTTAAAACACAGTATCCTATTTCAAGGTGGCCAGCAAAAGTTAAGGCAACTATTACTGATAATATCGGTGTTGATACTGCATATGTTGAGTGGGTTTATAATGGAAATATAGAGGTTTCTTTTGGTTTAACTAATATGGGTAATAATGTATATGAAGCAAATTTCCCCTTACCTTCAGTTAATTTGGGTGATACAATTGAATACAGAATTGTTGCTGTTGATGCTTCTTCGACACCCGATACAGCTAAAAATCCAGTTAATGGTTTTTATAAATTTTACATTGTTGAATCAAGGGGAATTGTTCTTGTTTTAAATGATGATTCAGGAGATAGAAAATGGGGGACAAAAATTGGTAAAAAGGATGATTGGTTAAGTTTTGTTGATTATAAAAAAGCAGGTGAAAGTGCTGATTCTATAGCTTCTTGGTTGAGTTCTATAGGATTTGATGTAACAAAAGAGAATATATGGCAGACAGATACTTTAACATGGAATAATTATGATGTTTTAGTTTTATCATCAGGACTTGATGTGAAAACTGTTGCACAGGATGATGTATATGGACCCGTAATGAGAAGTGCTTTAAAAAATTTTGTTTCAAGAGGAGGTAAACTTCTTGTGGAAGGAGGTGAAATAGGTTTTGATGCACAGGTATGGAATCCAGATTTTGGAACTCAGGTATTACATATAAATGACTGGGATTCTGATTATCCTGGAAATCTTAATATCTATTTACCTAATCATCCAATTGCCAATTCTCCCAATACTTTGCCTTCTCAGATTGTTGGTAATTTCAGCGGGCAGTGGGGAGTAGCTGATGCCCTTAAACTTGAGCCTGATGCCTATTTTGTTTATAACTGGACAAGTTATCAAAATGATGGTGGCATTATTGTTCACGATACAAATCAAGGGGAACCGAATGTTGTATTTATGTCAATAAATATACTTTCTATTTCTGATAAAAGTGTGGCAAAGGCTTTACTTGAGAATTGTGTTGAATACCTGATTTTTGGTGCTACTCCTATAAAAGAAACTCAAAAACCTTTAAATTTTGTCTTGGATATTAAAAAAATTGGAAGGGATATAAAGATTAATTTTACACTTTCTGAGCCTCAGAGGGTGGAAATAAAGGTTTTTGATGTAACAGGAAGAAAAAATTATGGTTATTCAAAAATGCTTAAAAGAGGCACATATACTCATTCCATAGTTAACTTAAAACCTGGAATTTATTTTGTATCTTTTAAAACTGATAAAAATTTAAGTGAGATAAAAAAAGCTGTGATATTAAAGTAA
- a CDS encoding radical SAM protein, protein MRFIDKEIKPLSAPTSLCLSITNSCNLNCRHCLATGVEEELDTEEMIKIIKKIGNVKVFSVGIFGGEPLVRKDIWRFIEELKKFPISLSLNTNGTLITPNIAKRLKEFGVKDITLSLDGSEEKIVKNIRGEGVFNKTIKGIENALKEGLNILISTTLMKLNYNDMENIVHLCKKLGVRNVRFNPIFYTGNAACFIEELYLSPKELREIIKRLKVLKEKFGDFITGAAVQLVDLVEEAEKNPPPETNEIEVPPCAAGVTRCNIKPNGAITPCEVLWDVEAGNLKEKDFIDIWKNSPVMRKFRTYFILTKDDIGDCINCIYRRICFTGHRCNPYYYLYGIRNKEFYCLRPDGITEPILGVK, encoded by the coding sequence ATGAGATTTATAGATAAAGAAATAAAACCTTTAAGTGCACCAACATCTCTTTGTCTTTCAATTACTAACAGTTGTAATTTAAATTGCAGACACTGTCTTGCTACTGGAGTTGAAGAAGAACTGGATACAGAAGAAATGATTAAAATAATAAAAAAGATAGGTAATGTTAAGGTTTTTAGTGTCGGAATTTTTGGTGGAGAGCCACTTGTAAGGAAAGATATCTGGAGATTCATAGAAGAACTTAAAAAATTCCCTATCAGTTTATCATTAAATACAAACGGAACTCTTATTACTCCTAATATAGCAAAAAGATTGAAAGAATTTGGTGTTAAAGATATTACATTAAGTCTTGATGGTTCTGAAGAAAAAATAGTAAAAAATATTCGTGGTGAAGGTGTTTTTAATAAAACAATAAAGGGTATAGAAAATGCATTAAAAGAAGGATTAAATATATTAATATCTACTACCCTGATGAAATTAAACTATAATGATATGGAAAATATTGTTCATTTATGTAAAAAACTGGGTGTTAGAAATGTAAGGTTTAATCCCATATTTTATACAGGTAATGCTGCATGTTTTATAGAAGAATTGTATCTTTCACCTAAGGAACTAAGAGAAATTATTAAAAGATTGAAGGTTTTAAAAGAAAAATTCGGTGATTTTATCACAGGGGCAGCAGTTCAACTTGTAGATTTAGTTGAAGAGGCGGAGAAAAATCCACCACCTGAAACCAATGAAATTGAAGTCCCACCCTGTGCAGCCGGTGTAACAAGATGCAATATAAAACCAAATGGAGCAATTACACCTTGTGAGGTTCTCTGGGATGTAGAAGCAGGAAATCTAAAAGAAAAAGACTTTATTGATATATGGAAAAATTCACCGGTAATGAGAAAGTTCCGCACTTATTTTATCCTTACAAAGGATGATATAGGTGATTGCATAAATTGCATCTATCGTAGAATCTGTTTTACAGGGCATAGATGTAATCCTTATTATTATTTATACGGAATAAGGAACAAGGAATTTTATTGTCTTAGACCTGATGGGATTACCGAACCTATCCTGGGGGTTAAATGA
- a CDS encoding tetratricopeptide repeat protein: MEKCDVLIISNESKEGRDFATYLEEIIKKQGYNLFVVYYESGRLGKEEKEKIDKAIETCKYLVIITVKGDKLPEECVKAIELKKRIIPCAYFPKEEYFYSYLYFFGHLEFSDKDELVKKVMTALNKIKEKENIPLEKNPDELLNRGLLLMKTEKFKDAIEEFEKALKIYKEIGDKSGEANCYGNLGICYERIGYDEKAIEYYEKALEIFKGIGDKSGEFKCYKNLIPIYFNLGSRFLYGKDLKAITYYNKALRLSQKAGDKNMEKECYSGLAKAYDNLGETEEAIEYYELALEISREIDEPEFTAGMYLLPLGVMYYTLKNYKKAIEYLEEAINIHDRGGMLAEHEVKQIYETLSDIYKELGDFEKAEEYEEKSKD, translated from the coding sequence TTTTGCAACATATTTAGAAGAAATAATAAAAAAGCAAGGGTATAATCTTTTTGTGGTTTACTATGAAAGTGGGAGATTGGGAAAAGAGGAAAAAGAAAAAATTGATAAAGCGATTGAAACTTGCAAATATCTTGTTATAATTACTGTAAAGGGAGATAAACTTCCCGAAGAATGTGTAAAAGCGATAGAGCTTAAAAAAAGAATAATACCATGTGCATATTTTCCAAAGGAAGAATATTTTTATTCTTATTTATACTTTTTCGGACATTTGGAATTTTCTGATAAAGATGAATTAGTGAAAAAGGTTATGACTGCTTTAAATAAAATAAAAGAAAAAGAGAATATTCCATTAGAAAAAAACCCGGATGAACTTCTGAATAGGGGGCTTTTACTTATGAAAACAGAAAAATTTAAAGATGCGATAGAAGAATTTGAGAAAGCATTAAAAATTTATAAAGAAATTGGTGATAAATCAGGAGAGGCAAACTGTTATGGAAATTTAGGTATTTGCTATGAAAGAATAGGATATGATGAAAAAGCAATTGAATATTATGAGAAAGCCTTGGAAATTTTTAAAGGAATTGGTGATAAATCAGGTGAATTTAAGTGTTATAAAAACCTAATTCCTATTTATTTCAACTTAGGTAGCAGGTTTTTGTATGGTAAGGATTTAAAAGCCATTACCTATTATAATAAAGCACTAAGACTCTCTCAAAAGGCAGGTGATAAAAATATGGAAAAAGAATGTTATAGCGGGCTCGCTAAGGCTTATGATAATTTAGGAGAAACGGAAGAAGCAATTGAATATTATGAGTTAGCATTAGAAATATCAAGAGAAATTGATGAGCCTGAATTTACAGCAGGAATGTACCTTCTTCCATTGGGTGTGATGTATTACACTTTAAAAAATTATAAAAAAGCAATTGAATATTTGGAAGAAGCAATTAATATACATGATAGAGGAGGAATGCTTGCTGAACACGAGGTTAAACAGATTTATGAAACTCTTTCTGATATTTATAAAGAACTTGGAGATTTTGAGAAGGCAGAAGAATATGAAGAAAAATCAAAAGATTGA
- the lptE gene encoding LPS assembly lipoprotein LptE — MNKIIFLFFLLFLSCVYSLRPPLPEGIKTIGVENFSNSSERLGIEVFVTQSFIDGILEDRRIPLKDLNNCDLLIKGEITRYLRTPFGVTMGGEVFSYKVIIKAKINFLKKDGTQIFEEREFQGESVYDTREKTEEEAIKEAAKDLSRKVIQYIYAQAI; from the coding sequence GTGAATAAGATAATTTTTTTATTTTTTCTTTTATTTTTAAGTTGTGTTTATTCTTTAAGACCACCTTTACCTGAAGGTATAAAGACTATTGGTGTTGAAAATTTTTCAAATTCTTCAGAAAGGTTAGGTATAGAGGTTTTTGTAACGCAGAGTTTTATTGATGGAATTCTTGAAGATAGGAGAATACCCCTTAAAGATTTAAATAACTGTGATTTACTTATAAAAGGAGAAATTACAAGGTATTTAAGAACACCTTTTGGAGTTACAATGGGTGGAGAGGTTTTTTCTTACAAGGTGATAATAAAGGCTAAAATTAATTTTTTAAAAAAAGATGGTACACAGATTTTTGAAGAAAGAGAATTTCAGGGGGAAAGTGTTTATGATACAAGGGAAAAAACAGAAGAGGAAGCAATTAAAGAAGCCGCAAAAGACCTTTCAAGAAAAGTTATTCAATATATCTATGCCCAAGCAATTTGA
- the rlmD gene encoding 23S rRNA (uracil(1939)-C(5))-methyltransferase RlmD translates to MPKQFEIQIEKIVQEGYGISRDKGKIVFTPFVLPGEKVKVEIIEDKKDVTFTYPVEIIEKSGERIKPKCPYFGECGGCHFQMANYNYQLKIKEEVVRDAFYHNAKIKEIPLESIVPSPLIFYYRTRAHFPLKRIKGKVYAGFYKRESHYLISIEECLIQKKIIIDHMLKIKDILQEERITIYDETKDFGRLRYLSIKTNKDESEVLITFVTRNRGFPKSIVKRVEELERITGVVENVNPKKGNVILGEEERILSGRNYIFEHVGDLTFRVSSRSFFQVNPSILPMLLEKMEEEIKGYDTLIDLYGGVGLFGFYFSKFFKKVYVVEINDSSIKDTLYNQKINDLFNVDIIREDAGNALKSLRGEVLILDPPRKGIDESVIEGIDRIKPEKIIYLSCFPPSIARDSKVLISKGYALKRVIPFDFFPQTYHVEILCVFDKKD, encoded by the coding sequence ATGCCCAAGCAATTTGAAATACAAATAGAAAAAATAGTTCAGGAAGGTTATGGAATTTCAAGGGATAAGGGTAAGATAGTTTTTACTCCTTTTGTTTTACCAGGTGAAAAAGTAAAAGTAGAAATTATCGAAGATAAAAAGGATGTTACATTTACTTATCCGGTTGAGATAATTGAAAAAAGTGGAGAGAGAATAAAGCCAAAGTGTCCCTATTTTGGAGAATGTGGTGGCTGTCACTTTCAGATGGCAAATTACAATTATCAATTAAAAATAAAGGAAGAAGTTGTAAGGGATGCTTTTTATCATAATGCTAAAATTAAGGAAATTCCACTTGAAAGTATTGTTCCTTCGCCTCTAATTTTTTATTACAGAACAAGGGCACATTTTCCATTAAAAAGGATAAAGGGAAAAGTTTATGCAGGATTTTATAAAAGGGAAAGTCATTATTTAATATCAATAGAAGAGTGTTTGATTCAAAAAAAAATAATAATTGATCACATGTTAAAAATAAAGGATATATTGCAGGAGGAGAGGATTACAATTTATGATGAAACAAAAGATTTTGGAAGGTTAAGATATCTATCAATTAAAACAAATAAAGATGAAAGTGAGGTTCTTATAACATTTGTAACAAGGAATAGGGGTTTTCCAAAGAGTATTGTAAAAAGGGTTGAAGAACTTGAAAGAATAACAGGTGTGGTTGAAAATGTAAATCCAAAAAAAGGAAATGTAATTTTAGGTGAAGAGGAGAGGATTCTATCAGGAAGAAATTATATTTTTGAACATGTAGGGGATTTAACTTTCAGAGTTTCTTCCAGGTCTTTTTTCCAGGTTAATCCTTCTATTTTACCTATGCTTCTTGAAAAAATGGAGGAGGAGATAAAAGGTTATGATACTCTCATTGACCTTTATGGAGGTGTTGGTCTTTTTGGTTTTTATTTTTCAAAGTTTTTTAAAAAGGTTTATGTTGTTGAAATAAATGATTCTTCCATTAAAGATACTCTTTACAATCAGAAAATAAATGATTTATTTAATGTGGATATAATTAGGGAGGATGCTGGAAATGCTCTTAAAAGTTTAAGGGGTGAAGTTTTAATTTTAGATCCACCGAGAAAGGGAATAGATGAAAGTGTAATAGAAGGTATAGATAGGATAAAACCTGAGAAGATAATTTATCTTTCTTGTTTTCCCCCTTCAATTGCAAGGGATTCAAAGGTTTTAATTTCAAAAGGTTATGCTTTAAAGAGAGTTATTCCCTTTGACTTTTTTCCCCAGACCTATCATGTGGAAATTTTATGTGTTTTTGATAAAAAAGATTAA
- a CDS encoding protease complex subunit PrcB family protein: MRFLIIFIFFIFLNFCFHTRENKRGELEFETFEKGFYSGIKEKKEIVIKNKKEFLEMWKNHTKILLPLPEPPEIDFDKYMLICTFMGEKPTGGFSIEIKKIVENDREISVYVKEISPGKNCIVTMAFTQPYHIVLLKKSKKKIKFYYEEEIKDCF, translated from the coding sequence ATGAGATTTTTAATTATATTCATTTTCTTTATATTTTTAAATTTTTGCTTTCATACAAGGGAAAATAAGAGAGGGGAATTAGAATTTGAAACTTTTGAAAAAGGGTTTTATTCAGGAATAAAAGAAAAAAAGGAAATTGTAATAAAAAATAAAAAGGAATTTCTTGAAATGTGGAAAAATCACACAAAAATACTCCTTCCTCTACCCGAACCTCCTGAAATTGACTTTGATAAATATATGTTAATCTGCACCTTTATGGGAGAAAAACCAACAGGTGGATTTTCCATTGAAATAAAAAAAATTGTTGAAAATGATAGAGAAATATCAGTTTATGTTAAAGAAATATCACCTGGTAAAAACTGTATAGTAACAATGGCTTTTACACAACCTTATCATATTGTTCTTTTAAAAAAATCAAAAAAGAAAATTAAATTTTACTACGAGGAAGAAATAAAAGATTGTTTTTAA
- a CDS encoding acyl-CoA dehydrogenase family protein — protein MFGELLNLLETEEQKLLRETVRKFVKEKIAPIASRIDEKDEFPSYIFREMAELGFTGILIPEEYGGFGEDVLSACIVLEEISRESPSIALSLLAHSVLCAHPITRFGTKEQKEKYLPKLARGEFIGALAITEPDAGSDTYSIKTTAKEEKDGFIINGSKIFITNGSIADIIIVYAKTSPEKEKEGISSFIFEKDFKGFSVSKKFEKMGMRGSPTASLFFDNAFCPKENLLGEKDKGFNILVKCFEIERITISAISLGIALSSLEWQIKYSKERKQFSKPIYEFQMVSEKIAENAALLEVLRTYIYFLAKNYDFKKDNRIESATSKLLASRLGVKASLDAIQILGGYGYTKEYPVERFLRDAKLMEIGAGTSEIMKFIISNVLIEKYPV, from the coding sequence ATGTTTGGTGAACTTCTAAACTTATTGGAAACAGAGGAACAAAAACTTTTGAGGGAAACAGTTAGAAAGTTTGTTAAGGAAAAAATTGCTCCCATTGCTTCGCGTATTGATGAAAAAGATGAGTTCCCTTCTTATATTTTTAGAGAAATGGCAGAACTTGGGTTTACCGGAATTCTTATACCTGAAGAATACGGAGGTTTTGGAGAGGATGTTTTATCAGCTTGTATTGTGCTTGAGGAAATTTCAAGAGAAAGTCCATCAATAGCACTTTCACTCTTAGCTCACTCAGTTTTATGTGCCCATCCTATTACAAGGTTTGGAACTAAAGAGCAGAAGGAAAAATATCTCCCAAAACTTGCAAGGGGTGAGTTTATAGGTGCTCTCGCAATTACAGAACCTGATGCAGGATCTGACACCTATTCTATCAAAACTACAGCAAAGGAGGAAAAAGATGGGTTTATCATAAATGGTAGTAAGATCTTTATAACAAATGGTTCAATTGCTGATATCATAATAGTTTATGCAAAAACTTCCCCTGAAAAAGAAAAAGAGGGAATATCAAGTTTCATTTTTGAAAAAGACTTTAAAGGTTTTTCAGTGAGTAAAAAATTTGAAAAAATGGGAATGAGGGGTTCTCCAACTGCTTCTTTATTTTTTGATAATGCTTTCTGTCCTAAGGAAAATCTTCTCGGAGAAAAAGATAAGGGCTTTAACATACTTGTAAAATGCTTTGAAATTGAAAGAATTACAATTTCAGCCATTTCTCTTGGTATAGCCCTTTCATCCCTTGAATGGCAAATTAAATATTCAAAGGAAAGAAAGCAGTTTTCTAAACCAATCTATGAATTTCAAATGGTTTCTGAAAAAATAGCAGAAAATGCAGCTCTCCTTGAGGTTTTAAGAACTTATATTTATTTTCTTGCTAAGAATTATGATTTTAAGAAAGATAATAGAATAGAAAGCGCCACTTCAAAACTTCTTGCAAGTAGACTTGGAGTTAAAGCTTCTCTTGATGCAATTCAGATTCTTGGGGGTTATGGTTATACAAAGGAGTATCCTGTTGAAAGATTTTTAAGAGATGCAAAGCTTATGGAGATAGGTGCAGGAACTTCAGAAATTATGAAATTTATAATTTCCAATGTGTTAATTGAGAAATATCCTGTTTGA
- a CDS encoding PqqD family protein yields MKEKYITNSKIVFRKEEDGALLYNLETGEIKILNEVGAFIFELCDGKHDKEEIINEIIKNFEIDKNTAEKDFDIFIKEMEKENLILRKELD; encoded by the coding sequence ATGAAAGAAAAGTACATTACAAATTCAAAAATTGTTTTCCGTAAGGAAGAAGATGGCGCACTCCTTTACAATTTAGAAACAGGAGAAATCAAGATATTAAATGAGGTCGGTGCATTTATCTTTGAATTATGTGACGGTAAGCATGATAAAGAAGAAATTATTAATGAAATAATAAAAAATTTTGAAATAGACAAAAATACAGCAGAAAAAGACTTTGATATTTTTATAAAAGAAATGGAAAAAGAAAATTTAATCCTTCGTAAAGAACTTGATTAA